A DNA window from Rhineura floridana isolate rRhiFlo1 chromosome 11, rRhiFlo1.hap2, whole genome shotgun sequence contains the following coding sequences:
- the LOC133366934 gene encoding olfactory receptor 6J1-like, giving the protein MGNHTRYDGFILLGFLMEREAEILLATVLTVVYVLTLLGNMTILFITSTNSRLHTPMYFFLANLSILDLAFSTVTVPCLLRSLLSGVKAISFAGCMAQSYFYFFLGTVEYFLLTSMSYDRYVAICNPLRYPIIMNGQVCVQVMVVCWLGGFASVLYPTIMITRFSYCKSNVIDHFFCDSEPLLRLSCTGTGLIQIITFMLSSVVILCSSALTIISYAYIVSAILVIPTDSGRKKAFNTCVSHLTLFLMATSVSILLYVIPSKKSTLGARKVPALLSSIINPFLSPFVYTLRNDLVKGILQGIFAQGKAMVTQKLQKLLMNHAAGPLH; this is encoded by the coding sequence ATGGGAAACCACACCAGATATGATGGCTTCATCCTGTTGGGTTTTCTGATGGAACGTGAGGCAGAGATTCTGCTGGCAACAGTTCTCACAGTTGTGTACGTCTTGACACTGTTGGGTAACATGACTATTCTTTTCATCACCTCTACCAATAGTCGCCTCCACACACCCATGTATTTCTTCCTTGCAAACCTCTCCATCCtggacctggctttttcaacagtgACTGTTCCTTGTTTGCTAAGGAGCCTCCTCTCTGGAGTCAAGGCTATCTCCTTTGCTGGCTGTATGGCCCAGTCTTACTTCTATTTCTTTCTGGGTACAGTGGAGTACTTCCTCTTGACCTCAATGTCCTATGACCGATATGTGGCCATATGCAACCCATTACGCTATCCCATCATCATGAATGGCCAGGTTTGTGTCCAAGTGATGGTGGTCTGCTGGCTGGGTGGGTTTGCCTCCGTTCTCTATCCAACCATCATGATCACCAGGTTCTCTTACTGCAAGTCCAATGTCATCGATCACTTTTTCTGTGACAGTGAGCCTCTACTGAGACTATCCTGCACTGGCACAGGCTTGATACAGATCATCACTTTTATGCTGTCATCAGTTGTCATCCTCTGCTCCTCAGCCTTGACTATCATCTCCTACGCGTACATTGTCTCTGCCATATTGGTCATACCTACCGACTCGGGGAGGAAGAAGGCCTTCAACACATGTGTCTCTCATCTCACCTTGTTCCTAATGGCCACAAGTGTCTCCATCTTACTGTATGTGATCCCATCGAAGAAATCCACTTTGGGGGCTCGCAAGGTCCCAGCGTTACTCAGCAGTATAATCAACCCATTTCTGAGTCCCTTTGTGTATACACTGAGAAATGATTTGGTCAAGGGCATCTTGCAAGGGATTTTTGCCCAGGGCAAAGCCATGGTGACTCAGAAGCTGCAGAAGCTGCTTATGAATCATGCAGCTGGACCTCTCCACTGA
- the LOC133366935 gene encoding olfactory receptor 6J1-like, with amino-acid sequence MENKSVSEFILMGFSIGRPADILLAVIFLAMYVVTVVGNMVILFIVWMDNRLHTPMYFFLGNFSVLDIFFTSAISPQLLWNLFSGDRSISFAGCMTQSYFYFFLGTVELILLTSMSYDRYAAVCKPLHYHAIMNSQVCIQMLLGSWLGGFLSVLFPTIMISRLSYCKSNVINHFFCDSGPLLDLSCNDTRFIELLDFVLSSLVIVCSLVVTLVSYMYIISAVMRISTTTGRAKAFNTCATHLTIISISCSISIFIYVTPSQKESLEVHKVPAILTTIVCPFLNPFIFTLKNDTVKQALKDMYKMMIAHRVLGLWRKMVK; translated from the coding sequence ATGGAGAACAAGAGTGTGTCCGAATTCATCCTGATGGGCTTTTCCATTGGCCGTCCAGCAGATATCCTTCTTGCCGTCATCTTTTTGGCCATGTACGTTGTAACTGTGGTGGGCAACATGGTCATCCTCTTCATTGTGTGGATGGACAACCGGCTCCACACCCCTATGTACTTCTTTCTTGGCAACTTCTCTGTGCTTGACATCTTCTTCACCTCGGCTATCAGCCCACAGCTGCTATGGAACCTCTTTTCTGGTGATAGGTCCATCTCTTTTGCTGGCTGCATGACCCAATCCTATTTCTACTTCTTCCTTGGCACAGTGGAGTTGATCCTTCTGACATCCATGTCCTATGACCGTTATGCCGCCGTATGCAAACCCCTGCATTATCATGCCATCATGAACAGCCAGGTATgcatccagatgctgttgggctcctgGCTGGGTGGATTCCTCTCAGTCCTCTTTCCCACCATCATGATCTCCAGGTTGTCATACTGCAAGTCCAACGTTATCAATCATTTCTTTTGCGACAGTGGCCCTCTGCTGGACCTGTCATGCAACGACACCCGTTTCATCGAGCTGCTGGACTTTGTTCTGTCATCTCTTGTCATCGTCTGCTCATTGGTTGTGACATTGGTTTCCTACATGTACATCATCTCAGCAGTAATGCGCATCTCCACCACCACTGGCCGGGCCAAGGCTTTCAACACCTGTGCTACACATTTGACCATCATCTCCATCTCCTGCAGCATCAGCATCTTCATCTATGTCACGCCCTCCCAGAAAGAGAGTTTAGAGGTCCACAAGGTGCCCGCCATTCTCACCACTATTGTCTGTCCCTTTCTGAACCCTTTCATCTTCACACTGAAAAATGACACCGTGAAGCAGGCCCTGAAAGACATGTACAAGATGATGATTGCTCACAGAGTTTTGGGTTTATGGAGGAAAATGGTTAAATAA